From Astatotilapia calliptera chromosome 19, fAstCal1.2, whole genome shotgun sequence, a single genomic window includes:
- the nipal3 gene encoding NIPA-like protein 3, producing the protein MDYNGAEIGSYTDNLIGTLLAIFGNVLVSISLTVQKYSHVKLAGTKEHRAFYRTKTWWSGFIFTCLGELANFVSYAFAPLAIVAPLNAVSVLTSSILGFIFLRERLKPKDFAKQYGLVFLGYILVIGGAYLLVSFGPNSHEKLIATNIVKHLVGWPVLLYLLLEIITFCLLLYFYKRRKANYLVIILLLVALLGSVTVLTVKAVSGMLVLTIEGTMQLNYPIFSVMFVCMVASAIFQAGFLSQACKLHDSSLVASVNYILSTFFAVLAGAVFYLEFSNEDILHICMFLLGSAVCFLGVFLITKTKKKARIFEPCVTLNMSNGVPTIHDKGPVIQPDYSGSFSYGTLVNNNGVAPAPLPVHLETPPLGPRTSDASQGHPAIKRD; encoded by the exons ATGGACTACAACGGAGCCGAAATAGGGTCCTACACG gACAACCTCATCGGGACTTTACTTGCAATTTTTGGAAATGTGCTTGTCAGCATTTCTTTAACCGTTCAG aAATACAGCCATGTGAAGTTAGCAGGAACAAAGGAGCATCGTGCCTTCTATCGCACTAAAACCTGGTGGTCGGGTTTTATATTCACCTGTCTCGGGGAGCTAGCAAACTTTGTCTCTTATGCGTTTGCCCCTCTTGCTATTGTAGCCCCTCTCAATGCCGTGTCAGTCCTGA CTAGCTCAATTTTGGGCTTCATTTTCCTGCGTGAGAGACTGAAACCAAAGGACTTTGCAA AGCAGTACGGCCTCGTCTTCCTGGGCTACATCCTTGTTATTGGAGGGGCATACCTCCTTGTATCATTTGGACCGAACTCTCATGAAAAACTTATAGCAACTAACATTGTGAAGCACCTTGTTGGATGGCCTGTTCTCCTGTATCTG CTCCTGGAGATTATCACATTCTGCCTGCTTTTATACTTCTACAAACGGCGCAAAGCTAACTACCTCGTTATTATTCTGCTACTGGTGGCACTGCTGG GCTCAGTTACAGTCTTGACAGTGAAGGCTGTGTCAGGCATGTTGGTTCTCACCATCGAAGGCACCATGCAGCTTAACTACCCGATCTTCAGCgtcatgtttgtgtgcatggtGGCGTCAGCGATCTTCCAAGCAGG ATTTCTCTCCCAAGCTTGTAAGCTGCACGACTCCTCTCTCGTTGCGAGTGTCAACTACATCCTCTCCACCTTCTTTGCCGTGTTGGCTG gagctgtgttttacttggAGTTTAGCAATGAAGACATTCTTCAcatctgcatgtttttgttgGG ATCTGCAGTTTGTTTCCTTGGAGTGTTCCTTATAACCAAAACCAAGAAAAAGGCAAGGATATTTGAGCCGTGCGTCACCTTGAATATGAGCAATG GTGTCCCGACGATCCACGACAAAGGCCCAGTCATTCAGCCAGACTACAGTGGTTCCTTCTCCTATGGGACTCTTGTCAACAACAATGGAGTGGCTCCTGCTCCTCTCCCAGTCCACCTGGAAACGCCACCGCTCGGACCTAGAACCAGTGATGCATCACAAGGCCATCCTGCCATAAAGAGAGATTAA